A window of Brettanomyces nanus chromosome 2, complete sequence contains these coding sequences:
- a CDS encoding uncharacterized protein (EggNog:ENOG41), protein MSVHSTSIGLSYAQGSMVTTIQSVAQALGGPIFSLLATRFGKANITKTDAIRDDNQYASEIESNKIPPAKLGVTNREENTKSQEALANYDGEYNKQDIIDRPPDGTLWGWISACCVCSLNTFSWGANSVFGVFLDYYVKSNHFPGATMEDYALVGGLGLGLSFMLCNIANIMVRRYYYKYVMAVGTLLLVICYMCAAEATSIVQLIMLQGLLLAIAYALAAGPGFIIIPTWFLKKRSMAMGIATSGAGLAGIIFSRPVEAIIDKTGSYKWALRMIGIVCGIMLTISIILIRCRRNMKVVTGRSLWHDILTSFTRGGIYRQKPLLYLIGWNFFYSFPYAILLFSMSSYSTAIGLTSAQGANITTVQSVAQCIGRPLLGFLSDYFGKVNVTIVITALVGVFSLCWWMFVKTYANLIIFAFFVGAMLGVNWVNFAPLCADLVGGGDDLLSAVSFLCLAGGPPLIVSEIIGLKLKRPNDSQPYLNCQILVGIMSICSAVMLIPFREFKIHRMFVARRELIEKKSKEILGCEDRKRLNRYNLLLEKSSRGYIIRCFYPIKA, encoded by the exons atGTCTGTGCATAGTACTTCTATTGGATTGTCATATGCACAAGGTTCTATGGTAACCACTATTCAGAGTGTTGCACAGGCTTTGGGAGGACCTATATTTTCATTGTTAGCCACTCGTTTTGGAAAGGCCAATATTACCAAAACTG ATGCTATCAGAGATGATAATCAATATGCGAGCGAAATTGAGTCCAATAAAATCCCTCCCGCTAAATTAGGGGTAACTAATCGGGAAGAAAATACCAAATCTCAAGAGGCTTTAGCCAATTATGATGGAGAATATAATAAGCAGGATATTATTGATCGTCCTCCAGATGGTACTTTATGGGGATGGATAAGTGCTTGCTGTGTTTGTTCTCTCAATACTTTTAGCTGGGGAGCTAATAGTGTTTTTGGAGTATTTCTCGACTACTACGTCAAGTCCAATCATTTTCCAGGTGCTACCATGGAGGATTATGCGCTCGTTGGAGGTCTTGGCTTAGGTCTAAGTTTTATGCTCTGTAATATTGCCAATATTATGGTGAGGCGTTACTATTACAAGTATGTTATGGCTGTAGGTACTCTTTTGCTTGTTATTTGCTATATGTGCGCTGCAGAAGCTACTAGTATTGTTCAGCTCATCATGTTACAAggacttcttcttgcaaTAGCTTATGCTTTGGCTGCCGGTCCCGGTTTCATTATTATTCCTACTTGGTTCCTTAAGAAAAGATCCATGGCCATGGGAATTGCCACTAGTGGTGCTGGTTTAGCCGGAATAATTTTCAGCAGACCTGTTGAGGCCATTATTGATAAAACGGGTAGCTATAAATGGGCCCTTAGAATGATCGGCATTGTCTGTGGTATTATGCTAACCATCAGTATAATTCTTATCAGGTGTAGACGTAATATGAAAGTTGTTACGGGTCGTTCTCTTTGGCATGATATTCTTACAAGCTTCACCAGAGGTGGTATCTATCGTCAGAAGCCCCTCCTATATTTGATTGGGTGGAATTTCTTTTATAGTTTTCCGTACgccattcttctcttttcgaTGTCTTCTTATTCCACAGCAATTGGTCTTACCTCTGCCCAGGGAGCTAATATTACTACAGTTCAAAGTGTGGCTCAATGCATAGGAAGGCCATTGTTGGGTTTCCTGTCGGACTACTTTGGGAAAGTTAACGTTACTATAGTTATCACAGCTTTAGTTGGTGTCTTTTCATTATGTTGGTGGATGTTTGTGAAAACTTACGCcaatttgatcatctttgctttcttcGTAGGAGCAATGCTCGGTGTCAATTGGGTTAATTTCGCTCCGTTATGTGCAGATCTTGTTGGTGGTGGGGATGATTTACTATCGGCagtttcatttctttgcttaGCCGGTGGCCCCCCTTTGATTGTTTCCGAGATTATTGgattgaagttgaaaagacCAAACGATAGTCAACCATATTTGAATTGTCAAATACTCGTGGGGATTATGAGCATCTGCAGTGCCGTTATGTTGATTCCTTTTAGAGAATTTAAAATACATAGAATGTTCGTTGCAAGACGTGAGTTgattgagaagaaatcaaaagaGATTTTAGGCTGTGAAGATCGTAAGAGATTGAATAGATATAACCTTCTCTTAGAGAAGAGTTCAAGGGGTTATATTATCCGTTGTTTCTATCCTATTAAAGCTTAG
- a CDS encoding uncharacterized protein (EggNog:ENOG41), protein MVKVSCKRCKSHPVYLPQLITSPLPQMSRTLSRKALVGYLRRLVLNNYGWESTHIDSRIDLELKDIVLNQLVNLELYLNEESMNLIILFFARLQELDMLAITLTKFESLGIFPNTETFNTIFWCLWKLFSAEKLPETVKYRYIVPVIHKMRLNYHLAFNNGTFQMLLPLISAADKRLELIRLMSFEGLDLKLHISEVSEALYEEYGQPEQFDDFVTHVEKIVLQEGAQFNHRQRQKVLKSVMKVCLQSSKLNKAMTIACHNEELVSSRIISMLNEYFVTQKQYWHCIACTNWYIKMREKSENASLSIQRISQVLFPILIRSGKFAASGYFLPFLNNLCTREAKLYLDETTRAQIELSLTSNSENIGTIFEKDSGIRDEITANLIWVDPSNPDNSFRHENFILAAKLLGFKVEAFKDDSEYVAEQDKKNAENADYGAELYAGSMMRKPSDLEGATSLILAVSAVSEKRATIKPPDTGEFCKQDMLDVPPDGTFWGWTTCICVMLINTFSWGTNTVYGVFLDYYVSTNHFPEANMEEYALIGGLCLGFSFMLISVANTLIRRFHYKLVMSFGAMLIVICFCAASVAKTITQLIMLQGFLMSIGFALTAGPTFVMIPSWFLKKRSVAQGIGAAGVGLAGVIFSKPVQVMIETDGDYQWALRMMGIICGVMLAISIALIRTRRPLQVKNDSLLKTIWHNCTRWDIYLRAPMACVIMWNFIYGLAFAVLLFSFSSYSTSIGLTQSQGSMVTLVESIAQTVGRPILGLLSDRYGRANTTILVTTFLGIICLCWWTFVKSYANLLIFGFVAGFFMGINWVNFSPLSADVVGGGDDLLAAISMLTFLGGMPQVVAEIIGLKLKRPGMTQPFLYCQILVGVACLVSAAILLPFREWKIKKILSAREKCILAKDPILRTEKDELRLDRYKLILQSTFKGRVIRAFYPVRA, encoded by the exons ATGGTCAAAGTGTCTTGTAAGCGATGCAAATCTCATCCTGTCTATCTTCCTCAATTGATTACGTCACCCTTACCCCAGATGTCTCGCACCCTCAGTAGAAAAGCCCTTGTAGGTTACTTGCGTCGGTTGGTTTTGAATAACTATGGATGGGAATCCACCCATATTGATTCGCGCATTGACTTGGAACTGAAGGATATTGTTCTTAATCAACTGGTGAATCTAGAACTGTATTTAAATGAGGAGTCGATGAATCTTATCATTTTATTTTTTGCCAGGCTGCAGGAGTTGGACATGTTGGCCATCACCTTGACGAAATTCGAATCCTTGGGGATCTTTCCGAATACAGAGACTTTTAATACGATTTTTTGGTGTCTATGGAAGCTGTTTTCCGCTGAAAAGTTGCCAGAGACGGTTAAATACCGGTACATAGTTCCGGTAATTCATAAGATGCGGCTCAATTATCATCTAGCATTTAATAATGGCACTTTTCAAATGCTTCTTCCATTGATATCTGCCGCGGATAAACGTCTGGAGCTTATCCGTTTGATGTCTTTCGAGGGACTTGATCTAAAATTGCATATTTCAGAGGTTTCCGAGGCATTATACGAAGAATATGGCCAGCCAGAGCAGTTTGACGACTTTGTTACGCATGTCGAAAAAATCGTTCTACAGGAAGGGGCCCAATTTAATCACCGGCAGAGGCAGAAGGTACTAAAATCGGTCATGAAAGTTTGTCTacaatcttcaaagttgaatAAAGCTATGACAATAGCTTGTCATAACGAAGAGTTAGTTTCCAGTCGAATCATAAGCATGCTAAATGAGTATTTTGTCACTCAAAAGCAATACTGGCACTGTATAGCATGTACTAATTGGTACATCAAAATGAGAGAGAAGTCAGAAAATGCATCGTTATCTATTCAACGAATCTCGCAAGTCCTCTTTCCGATTCTTATCAGATCTGGAAAATTTGCCGCTAGCGGATACTTCTTACCATTCCTCAATAATTTGTGTACACGTGAGGCAAAGTTATATTTGGACGAGACTACACGAGCCCAAATTGAGCTCAGCCTCACTTCAAACTCGGAAAACATCGGAACAATATTTGAAAAGGACTCCGGCATCCGTGATGAAATAACGGCAAATCTGATATGGGTAGATCCTTCTAATCCGGATAATAGTTTCCGGCACGAAAATTTTATTCTGGCTGCTAAACTATTAGGGTTCAAAG TTGAAGCCTTCAAAGATGATAGTGAATATGTTGCTGAGCAGGATAAGAAAAACGCCGAAAATGCCGATTATGGTGCAGAGTTGTACGCTGGAAGTATGATGAGAAAGCCTTCAGATTTAGAGGGGGCTACAAGTTTAA TTCTGGCTGTCTCTGCTGTCTCAGAGAAGAGAGCAACCATCAAGCCTCCTGATACGGGAGAATTCTGTAAGCAAGACATGCTTGATGTTCCTCCAGACGGAACATTTTGGGGATGGACAACTTGCATCTGTGTGATGCTCATCAATACATTTAGTTGGGGTACAAACACTGTTTATGGTGTGTTTCTTGACTATTACGTCAGTACAAACCATTTTCCCGAAGCTAATATGGAGGAATACGCTCTTATTGGAGGTCTCTGTCTTGGTTTTTCATTCATGCTTATCAGTGTTGCAAACACTTTGATTAGAAGATTTCATTACAAATTGGTGATGAGTTTTGGTGCTATGCTTATTGTCATTTGCTTCTGTGCAGCTTCGGTCGCTAAAACCATTACTCAACTTATCATGCTTCAAGGTTTTCTCATGTCCATAGGTTTTGCTCTTACTGCAGGTCCTACATTTGTCATGATTCCTTCTTGGTTCCTCAAAAAGAGATCTGTCGCCCAAGGTATTGGTGCAGCAGGTGTTGGCTTGGCAGGAGTTATTTTCAGTAAGCCTGTTCAAGTGATGATTGAAACTGATGGTGATTATCAATGGGCCCTCAGAATGATGGGAATCATTTGTGGTGTTATGTTGGCCATCTCCATTGCATTAATCAGAACTAGAAGACCTCTTCAGGTCAAGAATGACTCTTTGCTTAAGACGATATGGCACAATTGCACTCGATGGGACATTTATCTTCGTGCTCCAATGGCCTGTGTCATCATGTGGAATTTCATATATGGTTTGGCCTTTGctgtgcttcttttctcgTTTTCCTCCTACAGTACTTCCATTGGTCTAACTCAGTCCCAAGGTTCCATGGTGACATTGGTGGAAAGTATCGCACAGACTGTTGGGAGACCCATTCTTGGCTTACTGTCCGATCGTTATGGAAGAGCCAACACTACAATCCTTGTCACCACCTTTTTGGGAATTATCTGTTTATGTTGGTGGACTTTCGTCAAAAGTTATGCCAATCTACTCATTTTTGGCTTCGTGGCCGGTTTCTTTATGGGCATAAATTGGGTCAACTTTTCTCCATTAAGTGCAGACGTTGTTGGAGGTGGTGATGATTTATTGGCTGCCATTTCTATGCTTACATTTTTGGGAGGTATGCCTCAGGTTGTGGCTGAAATTATAGGTCTTAAATTGAAAAGACCCGGAATGACTCAGCCTTTCCTTTACTGTCAGATACTCGTGGGAGTTGCCTGCTTGGTTAGTGCCGCTATTTTGCTACCATTCCGAGAATGGAAGATTAAAAAGATTCTTTCAGCTAGAGAGAAGTGTATTTTGGCCAAGGATCCCATTCTCAGgacagagaaagatgaacTTCGTTTGGACAGATATAAGTTAATTCTTCAGTCTACCTTCAAGGGCAGGGTCATTAGAGCTTTCTATCCAGTTAGAGCATGA